The following proteins come from a genomic window of Candidatus Peregrinibacteria bacterium:
- a CDS encoding NAD(P)H-hydrate dehydratase, which produces MKFPVRNLDAHKGDHGKILIIGGSEVFHGAPILAALGAEKSGVDLVSLFVPEAQAMVTKMASFNFIVHSFGKPHLTLSNVQSILERAKTADVLVLGNGLGKHPETHAAILDILTNVNIPAVIDADALIPEILTIKKKSEWILTPHEGEFQRLFGKNSTPKIVQEMAKKYTYTILKKGRVDIIANKNGEVVENKTGVPEMSVGGTGDVLAGIVAGFFAQGLSSLNSSELGAFLWGKCGEELAQTHLSFSAIDMLSVFPKVAKKFFGVS; this is translated from the coding sequence ATGAAGTTCCCTGTCCGAAATTTGGATGCTCACAAAGGCGATCACGGAAAAATTCTCATTATCGGCGGAAGTGAAGTATTCCATGGCGCTCCGATTTTGGCTGCACTGGGAGCTGAAAAAAGCGGCGTTGATCTTGTCTCGCTCTTTGTTCCTGAAGCTCAAGCGATGGTCACAAAAATGGCGAGCTTCAATTTTATTGTGCATTCTTTTGGAAAACCACATCTTACTTTATCCAATGTTCAGAGTATTCTCGAGCGAGCAAAAACTGCCGATGTTCTTGTCCTCGGAAATGGACTCGGAAAACATCCAGAAACTCATGCCGCGATTCTGGATATTCTCACCAATGTGAACATTCCCGCCGTGATTGATGCAGATGCGCTTATTCCTGAAATTTTAACAATCAAAAAAAAATCAGAATGGATTTTGACTCCTCACGAAGGAGAATTCCAAAGGCTTTTTGGAAAAAATTCGACACCGAAAATTGTTCAGGAAATGGCGAAAAAATATACCTATACAATTCTCAAAAAAGGGAGAGTTGACATTATTGCCAATAAAAATGGCGAAGTTGTCGAAAATAAAACTGGCGTCCCAGAAATGAGTGTTGGAGGAACAGGAGATGTTCTTGCTGGAATTGTTGCCGGATTTTTTGCTCAGGGGCTTTCTTCTCTTAATTCTTCCGAATTAGGAGCATTCCTTTGGGGAAAATGTGGTGAAGAACTCGCTCAGACACATCTTTCTTTTTCAGCAATAGACATGCTTTCCGTTTTTCCGAAAGTGGCGAAAAAATTTTTTGGAGTTTCATGA